A genomic stretch from Neomonachus schauinslandi chromosome 16, ASM220157v2, whole genome shotgun sequence includes:
- the WDR87 gene encoding WD repeat-containing protein 87, translating into MSSTRLIPLWKDFKYLVNDIIHKSKQTSEDPKNEVVVLSDQSQILFRESRHPQNMPLICYYFSDANFFASLSWVTSTKEIQAVVWMKSKTEDMVEKRTFSMTERLPPIQSMVHTGSFHILVAYCGDLILRLFGDHFRSFKPLGIVPCRFNINCLCYDPEMKMLLSGILGAVVTWIIERSGKGLQVAHMVPMPGDQLVQDIRLNGPNGSLLALCETVVRVLERQGHGQLGEVQRFMSTTSGSSITCCFTCFDQGFLYAGNKTGEIQVWSLFRGNSLHSFKAHSSSVTCIRSRPEAHTLLTAGKEGLIKEWNLTLGNLLRRLELGEELYELEFIDNTTFFCQTTHTFSLRRLPCFYSLFSVCGSAPQQLRRVRCGDNWFRILCTTEDGLLRFVSPLTGDLLVLTWPFTILDRAVDWAYDPEKEELFVATGNAEVLVFDTTRCPCPAKYLLCTSPNSQDWVQCLAYGHFHLGRGLQGLMFSGHQSGVIRVLSQNYCARIEKFMHFGAILALSTLPGGLFSSRENSLLCSYGMDDYVHLSEAVLEGRKVHLKPLASILSSCHLRHLILLPTSVGAITETNCLRLWKFHDFLSSESREDSMFIETLPLHQCTITSFDVCLSLSLFVTGGIDGSVRIWNFHGRLIAMLDSSLHFGPLCFANDRGDLLVSFNQSLYLVSCLKLLHPTLLARLSFMSMTDEVLEAPKPFTPSFFLSFETMFVPKYIYLGKGQQELVGLEKLVNKRAIAFDHTVPHVIEEDEQGSPMLLPAFRHGFSYKEETDGMEVGKAPHYVVPPQLQLTAWDGLSPYQILRCYFGHGRKWLLAPDGYIPNSVIRARLWPEGSPIYLQCNLHSPVWETDWDKSQQFFFWHSRVKSLSDAGEYSEEKEDEDFIEMRLSKDVTYSVLTDSANRSWLGKKMSEIAINSLVETILNIMIHASPLKYQCCIGALGQIFASYEVSSSLRSETAHRLLDDTTNSNPLIRELAWEGLKHLGMITHLFAMPLAQGLMDKDQKVRSKALSLMADTGIHSKSSLLNLIQHRETFREMQQEMIGEESLDHLLGMRATDLQILHTQVEQRLNENLTLSEGQEKPAFSLEVSRISERISLSKQPDVIPGESKAAIKSGKGQRQGRAGGKKHVRKLWRALKKIKEAGKEPGPVEGEIDQREAAPVLVEDTAAHSRMSSTISVLKISKDGEQQPPEKDTSKDQFALTLKMLRKIHDRKGKKRTVQKPKKRHKKTKEAEVTTEESLSAVKEEPVVKQLKAKGRGATGAPGRKTIPEDSSSWRDDLCRLMTLRISGSQTKMSEALNMELVATAQKVLADQQPSWELFQEICPLLEKKSEVLLEDLNWDIAWPEEKPIFIHEGAIRDDIMTIRREDEIPEEQEQEQVQKEEEAMPYLQETQVIPKKGKKKKAIFLGPSGLTKGKQISKKEEKKSFMKPFKQERKEVQQEIKVDKKETVSKRERDVSQAVEEVAKPEEEVVKQEERPVMDERKLSWQEWKKSWDEWKQAQGETKIAWDEWKKAWDKKHLEEEEKQQTDERKPLPEEEKLDVDKKKLRWDEWLEFWEQTAARSREEHKDEEELTLEGEELSQEWGEEQEELMTKEQRQIQKEYNQAWMERKRAQAERKRAQEERKLAQEEQKLAQGERKLAQEERKLAREYGKLAQRDRTMVQSERKFVHNEEKLAKREEKLSQEAEKLAQKRKKLAKQFEEMAREEEKIAKKGGKLAEVKKILAQKLEKLTQKEQELALQEKELAQELEELMWEEEELALKEEELIQELKDLAEEEEGLAQEEKTLAWQEQKLIKEEKTLTLEEELLIQEENKLAHDKEKLPEEEEKLAQKRKKLMENKLKLAQEKEKLAQDKEKLTKNKKILDWREKSLAQERENLLQEKVKLAQRKENFLQVKENLAQNKNKLVQAKEKLNVYKKKLAQVEKKLMEEKEKLSQKNKNLDEAEKKLTQLEESLAQKQHNLAQDKMELAMEKRAVFQELKMLRGEWDGAKEEKALGTEMKKLAQEKVRLSEEKEILSAGETEETLKQVRLTKNELELIKRKLSLEEKILRYEDRILATEQTDIAKGKLEFTRGGRVYAQEERKLAKVVRKLIKEKEGTSKASKVSSKVLKALQELTKEEMKLTQEEIEMTKMKRNFFVKERRLSKEKNKLDAKEWDFSEEQPEVTKDEKKLAKKQRKLAKEMKRMIKKEKKITEEESRLARQQREVIQEEEEEGLTKDEEVIPLLKQRLRKRKELKTVDIPQEKLPSQEESRESLSEEMESLLDQVERESLSEEEEEEEEEEEEEEEEEEEEEEEGKVVEEVEVEERRKEKEKEKKKEEKEKKEKKKKKKVQEGEEKEEEEEGEEEEVFEEEEKESISEEESESLSEEESESLSEKEKGKSSLKKEADKKKEIFKKEKLFKSQAEREKDQRREIIPSIGKRIPDIKDSDIQLKVLKVPSKKVISIALGRQETIPVPVSTKQVSWEERARALEASRVLPESRFMERQELLKKYKPKPLQLLDTVLESPEQDLKTPYLPHILRKTMEAHKLQGEPLEPKWQWILQHHPALMRKTEVPVPQIWAKEIGAQVVLSDIEWIRHVLERMEAGEQLSRDSFHRLCQLLKDLTSKGNLEWLHLAQLEAIVYRHKQVLESQSAHISKPNKEPMGPKYLKVIPPIKGKESWLKPFTVPTQKSPLGTKGIPTPKDVNWHLLEEPYRSAWAEQISTALKEMEVQHFHPATGDSFTGAQASVEKQTLALMFQKDFWAFKDKGRFPRLPKLEKKAQAISKKKEEVPLWETFVALYHVLRMLQQRYAKDSAAWMEQFYQLMDLYQLKSPRIQKLLQELLLRDERQSQEITYEAALKAMELVPGERLFSHLFCGGSQNPKGPLEFQEVVSLPGQNNVRTMNPMGIAQYGILELAWKSLPQADIHLTKEMPHIIAPTP; encoded by the exons ATGTCTTCCACCAGACTCATTCCCCTGTGGAAGGATTTTAAATACTTGGTAAATGACATCATACATAAAAGCAAG CAAACGTCAGAAGACCCGAAGAATGAAGTGGTTGTGCTGAGTGACCAGTCCCAGATACTGTTCAGAGAGTCTCGCCATCCGCAAAATATGCCACTTATATGCTATTACTTCAGTGATGCCAActtctttgcctccctctcttggGTGACAAGCACCAAAGAAATACAG GCTGTAGTATGGATGAAGAGCAAAACTGAGGACATGGTCGAGAAGAGAACATTCTCCATGACTGAACGACTGCCGCCCATCCAGTCCATGGTCCACACAGGTTCCTTTCATATCCTCGTGGCCTACTGTGGTGACCTGATCCTGCGGCTCTTTGGGGACCACTTCCGGTCATTCAAACCCCTGGGTATAGTGCCCTGCCGCTTTAACATCAACTGCCTCTGCTATGACCCGGAAATGAAAATGCTTCTGTCGGGCATCCTGGGGGCAGTGGTCACCTGGATCATCGAGAGGAGCGGCAAGGGCCTCCAAGTAGCCCACATGGTCCCCATGCCTGGAGATCAGCTTGTCCAGGACATCAGGCTGAACGGCCCCAATGGCTCCCTCCTCGCGCTATGTGAGACGGTGGTGAGGGTCCTTGAGCGCCAGGGCCACGGCCAGCTAGGAGAGGTTCAGAGGTTCATGTCCACCACCAGCGGCTCCTCTATCACCTGCTGCTTCACCTGTTTCGACCAGGGCTTTCTCTATGCCGGAAATAAGACTGGGGAAATCCAAGTATGGAGCCTTTTCCGGGGAAACTCTCTCCACAGTTTCAAGGCCCATTCCTCATCGGTGACCTGTATCCGCAGCCGGCCAGAAGCCCACACCCTGCTAACGGCTGGCAAGGAAGGCCTGATCAAGGAGTGGAACCTGACTTTGGGGAACCTGCTGCGGCGGCTAGAACTTGGCGAGGAACTGTATGAACTCGAGTTTATCGACAACACTACTTTCTTCTGCCAAACTACGCATACTTTCTCCTTGCGCCGTCTGCCTTGCTTCTACAGCCTGTTCAGCGTCTGTGGCTCTGCTCCCCAGCAGCTGCGTCGGGTCCGCTGCGGTGATAACTGGTTCCGGATCCTGTGCACTACTGAGGATGGCTTATTGCGCTTTGTGTCCCCACTCACAGGGGATCTTCTGGTCCTCACCTGGCCCTTCACGATCCTAGACCGGGCTGTGGACTGGGCCTATGACCCAGAAAAAGAGGAGCTCTTCGTAGCGACGGGCAATGCAGAGGTGCTGGTGTTTGACACGACCCGCTGCCCTTGCCCAGCCAAGTATCTCTTGTGCACCTCACCAAATTCTCAAGACTGGGTACAATGCCTGGCTTATGGGCATTTCCACCTGGGCCGGGGTCTACAAGGACTCATGTTCTCTGGACACCAGAGTGGTGTGATAAGAGTGCTTTCCCAGAACTACTGTGCCAGGATAGAGAAGTTCATGCACTTTGGAGCTATCCTGGCACTCTCTACACTACCTGGAGGGCTTTTTAGTAGCCGAGAAAACTCTTTGCTCTGCTCCTATGGAATGGATGACTATGTACACCTATCAGAAGCTGTGCTCGAGGGGAGGAAAGTACATTTGAAGCCCCTCGCCAGCATTCTCAGCAGCTGTCACCTAAGACACCTGATACTCTTACCCACGTCTGTGGGCGCTATCACGGAGACTAACTGTCTGCGTCTCTGGAAGTTCCATGATTTTCTGTCCTCTGAGTCACGAGAAGACTCAATGTTTATAGAGACATTGCCTCTGCACCAGTGCACCATCACATCCTTTGATGTCTGCCTGTCCTTGAGCCTTTTTGTCACAGGTGGTATTGATGGGTCTGTCCGGATCTGGAACTTCCATGGCAGACTTATAGCCATGCTGGACTCATCGCTGCACTTTGGCCCACTCTGCTTTGCAAATGACCGGGGTGACTTGCTTGTGTCTTTTAACCAGAGTCTTTATCTGGTGTCCTGTCTAAAACTGCTTCACCCAACCCTGCTGGCTCGCCTTTCCTTTATGAGCATGACAGATGAAGTGCTAGAGGCCCCTAAGCCTTTCACACcaagcttcttcctctcctttgagACCATGTTTGTGCCCAAGTATATCTACCTTGGAAAAGGGCAACAGGAATTAGTCGGTCTAGAGAAACTTGTCAATAAGCGGGCCATTGCCTTTGATCATACAGTGCCACACGTCATAGAGGAAGATGAGCAAGGGAGTCCCATGTTACTGCCTGCCTTCAGACACGGTTTCTCGTataaagaagaaactgatgggATGGAGGTGGGCAAAGCTCCCCATTACGTGGTTCCTCCCCAACTACAGTTGACTGCCTGGGATGGACTCAGCCCCTACCAAATATTGCGATGCTACTTTGGTCATGGGCGGAAATGGCTCTTGGCTCCTGACGGCTACATCCCCAACTCAGTGATTCGTGCCCGTCTTTGGCCAGAGGGCAGTCCGATATACCTACAGTGCAACCTGCATTCACCTGTGTGGGAAACGGATTGGGACAAGTCCCAACAATTCTTCTTCTGGCATAGTAGGGTAAAATCTCTAAGTGATGCAGGAGAATATTCAGAGGAGAAGGAGGATGAAGACTTCATAGAAATGAGATTGTCCAAGGATGTAACCTACAGTGTCCTTACAGACTCAGCAAACCGTAGTTGGCTGGGGAAAAAGATGAGTGAAATAGCTATTAATAGCCTAGTGGAGACAATCCTCAACATTATGATCCACGCTTCTCCACTGAAGTACCAATGCTGTATTGGTGCACTGGGGCAAATCTTTGCCTCTTATGAGGTGTCTTCATCCCTGCGCTCTGAAACAGCCCATCGTCTACTGGATGATACCACCAATTCCAACCCGCTGATCCGAGAGCTAGCCTGGGAAGGGCTGAAGCATCTAGGAATGATTACTCATCTCTTTGCCATGCCCCTGGCCCAAGGATTGATGGACAAGGACCAAAAAGTGAGGAGTAAGGCCCTGAGCCTCATGGCTGACACCGGAATCCACTCTAAGTCCTCACTCTTAAACCTGATCCAGCACCGAGAGACCTTCCGGGAGATGCA GCAGGAAATGATTGGGGAGGAATCCCTAGACCATCTGTTGGGGATGCGGGCCACAGATCTCCAAATCCTTCATACTCAAGTGGAGCAGCGATTGAATGAAAACCTGACCTTGTCAGAGGGACAGGAAAAGCCTGCTTTCTCTTTAGAGGTCTCAAGGATTTCTGAACGTATATCCCTTTCCAAGCAACCTGATGTAATTCCTGGAGAATCTAAAGCTGCCATCAAGTCCGGCAAAGGCCAAAGACAGGGCCGAGCGGGGGGCAAAAAGCATG TCCGAAAATTGTGGCGGGCCCTCAAGAAGATAAAAGAGGCTGGCAAAGAGCCAGGTCCCGTAGAGGGTGAAATTGACCAGAGGGAAGCTGCACCAGTTTTGGTGGAGGATACAGCCGCCCATTCTAGAATGTCTTCAACCATCAGTGTGTTAAAGATTTCAAAAGATGGTGAACAACAACCTCCAGAGAAAGACACCTCAAAGGACCAGTTTGCACTGACCCTGAAGATGCTGAGGAAAATACATgacagaaaaggcaagaaaagaacaGTTCAGAAACCCAAAAAGAGGCACAAGAAGACAAAAGAAGCTGAAGTTACAACTGAGGAATCTCTGTCTGCTGTGAAGGAAGAACCAGTTGTGAAGCAGCTGAAAGCCAAAGGGCGGGGTGCCACTGGAGCGCCGGGCCGCAAGACCATCCCTGAAGATAGCTCATCATGGCGGGATGATCTGTGTCGTCTTATGACCCTTAGAATATCTGGTTCCCAAACAAAAATGTCAGAAGCTCTAAACATGGAGCTAGTGGCCACGGCTCAGAAAGTGCTGGCAGATCAACAGCCCAGTTGGGAACTTTTTCAGGAGATCTGCCCCTTGTTGGAGAAAAAAAGTGAGGTTCTGCTTGAGGACCTCAACTGGGATATAGCCTGGCCAGAGGAGAAACCGATTTTTATTCATGAAGGGGCAATCAGAGATGACATAATGACCATCAGAAGGGAGGACGAGATACCAGAGGAGCAAGAGCAAGAGCAAGTGCAAAAGGAAGAAGAGGCCATGCCATACTTGCAGGAAACCCAGGTGATTcccaaaaaaggcaagaaaaagaaagctatcTTTTTAGGACCCAGTGGCCTCACCAAGGGAAAACAAATAtcgaagaaagaagagaagaaatcctTTATGAAGCCCTTTaagcaagagaggaaagaagttCAGCAGGAAATAAAAGTGGATAAAAAAGAGAcagtgagcaaaagagagagggaTGTGAGTCAGGCAGTAGAGGAAGTGGCCAAACCAGAGGAGGAAGTAGTTAAGCAAGAAGAAAGGCCAGTTATGGATGAGAGGAAGCTGTCTTGGCAGGAGTGGAAGAAGTCCTGGGATGAGTGGAAACAGGCCCAGGGTGAGACGAAGATAGCCTGGGATGAATGGAAGAAAGCCTGGGACAAGAAGCATCttgaggaagaggagaaacaaCAAACGGATGAAAGGAAGCCACTCCCAGAGGAGGAAAAGCTGGATGTGGACAAGAAGAAGCTGAGATGGGATGAGTGGTTAGAGTTCTGGGAACAGACAGCGGCCAGGTCCAGAGAGGAACACAAGGATGAGGAGGAATTGACCCTGGAGGGAGAAGAATTGTCTCAGGAATGGGGAGAAGAACAAGAAGAGCTGATGACAAAAGAGCAGAGACAGAtccaaaaagaatataatcaggcCTGGATGGAGAGGAAACGAGCCCAGGCTGAAAGGAAACGAGCCCAAGAAGAAAGGAAGCTGGCCCAAGAAGAACAGAAGctagcacagggagagagaaaactggcccaggaagagagaaaactggCCAGGGAATATGGGAAACTGGCTCAGAGAGACAGGACAATGGTCCAGTCAGAGAGGAAGTTTGTCCACAATGAGGAAAAATTGGCCAAAAGAGAGGAGAAGTTAAgccaagaagcagagaaattggcccagaaaaggaagaaactggcCAAGCAGTTTGAGGAAATGGCtcgagaagaagagaaaatagcaaagaaaggagggaagctGGCTGAGGTAAAAAAGATACTGGCCCAGAAATTGGAAAAACTGACCCAGAAGGAGCAAGAGCTGGCATTGCAAGAAAAGGAACTAGCCCAGGAATTGGAGGAGCTGATGTGGGAAGAGGAGGAACTGGCTTTGAAAGAAGAGGAACTGATTCAGGAATTGAAGGATCtggctgaggaagaggagggactGGCTCAGGAAGAGAAGACACTGGCCTGGCAAGAGCAGAAACtgattaaagaagagaaaacactgACCCTGGAAGAAGAACTGCTGATCCAGGAAGAGAACAAACTGGCCCATGACAAGGAGAAACTGcctgaggaagaggaaaagcttgcccagaaaaggaagaaactgatggagaacaaattaaaactggcccaggaaaaagaaaaattggccCAGGACAAAGAGAAACTCACAAAGAACAAGAAGATCCTAGACTGGAGGGAGAAGTCTCTGGctcaggagagggagaatctgcttCAGGAGAAAGTGAAATTGGCTCAGAGGAAAGAGAACTTCCTCCAGGTCAAAGAAAACCTTGcgcagaacaaaaataaattagtcCAAGCAAAGGAGAAACTGAATGTGTACAAGAAGAAACTTGCTCAGGTAGAGAAGAAGCtgatggaagaaaaggaaaaactttccCAGAAGAATAAAAACCTGGATGAGGCAGAGAAAAAGCTGACCCAATTAGAGGAAAGTCTGGCTCAGAAGCAGCACAATCTAGCCCAGGACAAAATGGAATTAGCTATGGAGAAGAGGGCAGTATTTCAAGAACTGAAaatgctcagaggagagtgggaTGGTGCCAAGGAAGAAAAGGCACTGGgcacagaaatgaagaaactggccCAGGAGAAAGTCAGGCTGtctgaggaaaaggaaattctCTCTgcaggagagactgaagaaaccTTAAAACAGGTAAGACTGACTAAGAATGAACTAGAACTAATCAAGAGGAAATTGTCACTAGAGGAGAAGATACTGAGGTATGAAGATAGGATACTGGCCACAGAGCAAACGGACATTGCCAAAGGAAAACTGGAATTTACCAGAGGAGGGAGAGTGTATGcgcaggaagaaaggaagctagCCAAAGTAGTAAGGAAGTTGATTAAAGAAAAGGAGGGCACTTCCAAGGCATCAAAAGTAAGCAGCAAAGTCTTAAAGGCACTTCAAGAGCttaccaaagaagaaatgaaactgacccaggaagaaatagagatgACAAAGATGAAGAGGAACTTCTTTGTTAAGGAAAGGAGATtgagcaaggaaaaaaataaacttgatgcCAAAGAGTGGGATTTTTCTGAGGAACAACCAGAAGTAACCAAAGATGAGAAGAAACTGGCTAAGAAGCAGAGAAAACTggccaaggaaatgaaaagaatgataaagaaagagaaaaaaataactgaggAAGAAAGCAGATTGGCTAGACAACAGAGAGAAGTCAtacaggaagaagaagaggaaggactAACAAAGGATGAAGAGGTAATACCACTGCTTAAACAAAggttgagaaagagaaaagagctaAAGACAGTTGATATACCACAGGAAAAGCTTCCCAGTCAAGAGGAAAGTAGAGAGagcctttctgaagaaatggAAAGCTTATTAGACCAAGTAGAGCGAGAGAGTTTgtctgaggaagaggaggaggaagaggaggaggaggaggaagaagaagaggaggaggaggaggaagaggaagaagggaaggtggtggaggaggtagaggtggaagagaggagaaaggagaaggagaaagagaagaagaaggaagagaaagagaagaaggagaagaagaaaaagaagaaggtgcaggagggggaggagaaggaggaggaggaggaaggggaggaggaggaagtatttgaagaggaggagaaggaaagcatCAGTGAGGAAGAGTCAGAAAGTCTGAGTGAGGAAGAGTCAGAAAGtctgagtgagaaagaaaaggggaaaagctCACTGAAAAAAGAGgcagacaagaaaaaagagatctttaaaaaagaaaaattatttaagtcacaagcagaaagagaaaaggaccaaagaagagaaataatcccTTCTATTGGAAAAAGAATCCCTGATATCAAAGACAGTGATATACAACTAAAAGTTCTGAAAGTCCCTTCCAAGAAAGTGATCTCAATAGCTCTGGGCAGGCAAGAGACAATACCAGTGCCAGTGTCTACGAAACAAGTATCCTGGGAAGAAAGGGCCAGAGCACTTGAGGCATCCAGGGTACTTCCAGAGTCAAGGTTTATGGAAAGACAAGAACTGTTGAAGAAATATAAGCCCAAACCTCTACAACTTTTGGATACAGTTTTGGAGTCCCCAGAGCAAGACTTAAAGACTCCATATTTACCTCACATATTGAGGAAGACCATGGAAGCTCACAAACTCCAAGGTGAACCACTAGAGCCCAAGTGGCAGTGGATTTTGCAGCATCATCCAGCTCTGATGAGAAAGACTGAGGTACCTGTGCCCCAAATCTGGGCCAAGGAAATAGGTGCTCAGGTAGTACTCTCAGATATAGAGTGGATCCGCCATGTCCTAGAACGGATGGAGGCGGGAGAACAGCTTTCTAGGGATAGTTTCCACAGATTGTGCCAGCTTCTCAAAGACCTCACCTCAAAGGGAAATTTAGAGTGGCTACATTTGGCCCAACTTGAAGCCATTGTGTACCGTCACAAGCAGGTCCTGGAATCACAAAGCGCACATATCTCAAAACCCAATAAGGAGCCCATGGGTCCAAAGTACCTGAAAGTGATCCCAcctataaaaggaaaggaaagctggTTAAAACCTTTCACTGTCCCCACACAAAAGTCCCCATTAGGTACCAAAGGGATTCCAACCCCAAAGGATGTAAATTGGCACCTTCTAGAAGAGCCTTACAGGAGTGCATGGGCAGAGCAGATATCCACTGC